From a single Stomoxys calcitrans chromosome 4, idStoCalc2.1, whole genome shotgun sequence genomic region:
- the LOC106091286 gene encoding translocator protein — translation MSDCWRIAGAIALPNLGGIMGSIVTRKNLDPWYKGLKFPSYRPPNWIFGPMWTSLYSGMGYASYLVWRDGGGFSGDAQLPLLAYGTQLALNWAWSPIFFGHHNIKGGLIDIAALTATASVCGVLFYRVNKIAGYLFIPYIAWLGFASMLNYSMYKLNVESKEQPPKAAESSKHA, via the exons ATGAGCGATTGCTGGAGAATTGCTGGAGCCATTGCTCTTCCCAATTTGGGAGGCATAATGGGAAGCATAGTGACTCGTAAGAATCTAGATCCGTGGTACAAGGGTTTGAAATTCCCCTCATATCGTCCACCGAACTGGATTTTCGGTCCAATGTGGACTTCGCTCTATTCGGGCATGGGTTATGCTTCTTATTTGGTGTGGCGGGATGGCGGCGGTTTCTCAGGTGACGCGCAATTGCCCCTTTTGGCCTATGGAACACAGCTGGCATTGAATTGGGCCTGGTCACCAATATTCTTTGGTCATCATAACATTAAAGGA GGTCTTATCGACATCGCTGCTTTAACGGCTACTGCCTCTGTCTGTGGTGTTCTATTTTATCGAGTCAACAAAATCGCGGGCTACTTGTTCATTCCCTACATTGCATGGCTCGGCTTTGCTTCGATGTTAAACTACTCCATGTACAAACTGAACGTTGAGTCAAAAGAGCAGCCCCCTAAAGCCGCTGAGAGTTCAAAACATGCCTAA